Within Chelatococcus sp. HY11, the genomic segment TCCTCATGCTGCCGCGAAAAACGGCCGGGCTGGCTGAACGGCATGTTGAGAAAGGTCTTCCGCGACCCGGCGATCAGCGGCATGACCGCGTCGAAAACTGGTCGACCGGAAAGATCCGCATTGAACCCCTGGTGTAGAAAATCACGCAGCAGGCGGCCGCTTTGCGAAAGGCCGAAGCCCAGCGCCCGTTTATATCGCGCGTCAAGCGGACGCGGACCGTGTTCGCAGCCGCCATAACGCAGGAAGGAGACCGCGTCACGTATCGCGGCGAGGCCAAGGCCCATCACGACCGGATTCTTGGCCGTATAGATGAATTCGTAGATCGAACCACGATCGAAAGCAGGCTGTCCGGCATGGTCGATCTCGATTGTCGACTCGTCCACATAGCGCCACCTGAGATCGGCGAAGGTCTGGCGAGGGTCGGCCTCATTCTGACGGATGGTCAGGGTGGCGGACGTGTCGAAGGTGCTGGCTGCAGGATAGGCGAGCCGATAGCGGAAAACCGCGTCGGAAATCTCCTCGATCGTATCTTCGCGCAGAATCGCTTTCGCGTCCTTGATGAATTCTTCGCGGGCCAGGCCGATCACAGGGCCATCCGGCCGTGAGGCAACCGGAAGCTTTGCCAGCATTCGGCCGGCACCGGTCGGAACGTCGCCCTGCCAGGCCGTCCAGACGAGGGTAAAGCCCCGTTCGAGCAGGTAGGCGGTGCCTAGATGCTGATCCTCGAACGGCAGATTGGTTGCCGGGCCGGTATTGATCCGCTGGATCGCCCGCTTCGTGCCGCGATTCAGGACGTCGTAAAGAAGCCAGCCGTTGCCCTTGCTCTCGTCGATCGGCTTGAGGGTTTGGACCTCGACGTCGTATTCGACAAATCCACGCTCGTTTTTGGGCGCCAGATCCAGAAGAGCAATACCGCTGTTGCGTGGGTCATTGGGGTCGATCTCGCAATGAAACTCTCCCATGACCCATTCGTAGACGCCGGCATTGCCAAACTCCCGGGCATTATACGCCGGCGATATGCGCTTGGTCTCGTTGAAGTGGATGGCCGGCGTGGCGGAGAGGGACATCGATCGCTTTCCCGAGGTCACAATCGCGGTTTCTACCGCGCAAAACTATTGACAACGGAAAAGATTCATAAATCATTTGATCATAACATCAACATGAATTGAGTAAGATATGACCTACGCCTGCGAACAGATTGCATTGAAATTATCCAATGCAGGCGTGGAGCGAAGTCTTGCTATTCATCGTTTTGGCGAGCCTGGCGCGAGACCGAAGGTCTATATCCAAGCGGGCCTCCATGCTGCCGAAGTGCCGGGCATGGTCATTGTCCATCACCTTCTGCCGATGCTGCGGCGGGCCGATGGGGACGGCAAAATCCGCGGGGAGATTGTCGTGGTGCCGGCCGCCAATCCGATCGGGTTGGGGGATACCGTGCTCGGCGTCCATCTCGGCCGTAACTCTCTGGCTTCGGGCGCCAATTTCAATCGCGGCTTTCTCGATTTGGCGGCAGCCGTCGTATCTCAACTGGAAGGACAGCTTACCGACGATGCCGATGCAAACGTCGCAACGATCCGAAAGGCTATGAAGGGCACGATTGCCGCCAAGACGCCGAAGACAGAGCTGGACGATCTGCGCTTGAAGCTTCTCGGTCTCGCCTGCGATGCCGATTACGTGTTTGATATGCACGCGGAAGAGGATGCCCTATTCGCGGCCGTCATGGCGCCTTGGACGGTGGAACATAGAGAAAAGCTCGTCAGTCACCTCGATCCGCAACTCATCTTCTATGCCGACTACCCGCCGCTGTTCGATACCGCCTGCAGCCGGCCCTGGGCCGATCTCGCCAAGCACTTCGGCACGAGCGCCTCGATCCCGCAGGCATGCCTCAGCGTGACGCTGGAATTGCGCGGCTCGGGCCATGTCGATGACGACCAGGCAAGACAGGACGCCGCTAATTTCGTGACGCTACTAACCGCCAACGGCAGTATCGAGGGAACTGTTGCGGCCGGCAAGCCGCTGGTCGAGCCGATCCGCTTCGAAGGCGTTGAATTCATCCGCACGCCCGTGCCCGGCATCGTCGTCTACAGGCGGCTTCTCGGTGACCTCATCGAGAAGGGCGAGATCATCGCCGAGGTTGTTCAGCCCTTCGCGCGCGATCTCGATGCCGTCCGGCTGGAAATCCGCAGCGCCACGTCGGGCGTGTTTTTCGCCTGCCGCCATGCCGTTGTCGCCCAGGCGGACGATGTCGTCGGCAAGGTGGCCGGCGAGGAGGCACTGGCTGACCCCAAGCATTATTGAGGCGCATTCGGCGCTGGAAATTCCGGATATTCAAAGCAAAAAAAGGGGAATGGCGATATGAAAAGATTGCTTGCCTGCACGGCGTTTGCCGTCTCGCTTATGGTGGGCGGCGCACATGCGGCAACATTGCGCTTTGCAGGACCCGTCTCGCCGCTGACATTCGATCCGCACGGCACCAACGACTTCACTACCACGGCGCTGTTTCGCCAGGTCTACGACAGCCTCGTCGCGCTGACGCCAGACATGAAGCCGGTTCCGGGTCTCGCGATATCCTGGACCAAGAAGGACGATCTGACCTGGACCTTCAAGCTGCGCGAAGGCGTGAAGTTCCACGACGGCAGCACGATGACGGCCGACGACGTCGTGTTCTCGATCATGCGCGCCAAAGGCAGCAGCTATTACTCCGCCTATTTCGGCCAGATCGACAAGGCGGTTGCGGTCGACGGATCGACGGTCGAAGTCAGCAGCAAGCAGCCCGATCCGATCCTTCCCGAGAAGATGGTCCGCATGTTCATCATGTCGAAGCCATGGTCGCTGGCCAATGGTCTGGAAGCGATCCCGAGCCTCGGCGCCGCCGGCTCCGAGGCTTATTCGTTGCGCCACGAAAACGGCACCGGCCCGATGAAGCTCAGGCAGCACGATCCGAACGTCAAGACCGTGTTCGAGAAGTTCGACGGCTATTGGGGCGGCGGCAAGGGCAATGTCACGGAAGCGACCTACGTGCCGATCACCTCGGCGCCGACGCGAATTTCCGCGCTGCTCTCGGGCGAGGTGGATCTCGTTTCCGACGTGCCGTATCAAGATATCGAGCGCATAGAGGCCACGCCCAACCTGCAGGTCCGCAAGTCGCCGCAGCTTCTGTGGATGCAGTTCGAAATGGACGGCAGCCGCGACGTCGCGCTCGACACCTGGGACAAGCAGGGCAACCCTTTGAAGACAAACCCGTTCAAGGACGTCCGGGTACGCCAGGCGATCGCCCAGGCCATTGATGCCGATACAATCGCCAAGCGTATCCTGCGCGGCAATGCCCGCGTCGTCGGCATCCCGTCCATTCCCGGCTTCGGTGGCTATCAGGAAGACCTCGACAAGCGCTGGCCGACGGATGTCGCCAAGGCCAAGGCGCTGCTTGCGGAGGCCGGCTATCCCGACGGGTTCACGACGCAGCTCAACTGCCCGTCCGAGCGCTACGCCAATTCGGAAGACATTTGCAAAGCGGCCGTTTCGATGCTGGCCCGCATCGGCATTGACGTGAAGCTGAAGATGTATGTCTGGCCTGAGTTCGCAAAAATGCTTGTGAACGGCCCGAATACCAGTTTCCACCTCATCGGGGTGGCGAGCAGTTGGGACGTGCAGGACGCGTTCATTTCGCTGATGATGACCCGCGACACCAAGGCCGGGCAGGGATCCTTTAACTGGGCTCTCTGGCATAACGGCGAGATCGACAAGATCGGCCAGGAAATCCGCGTCACCTTCGATCCCGCCAAGCGGCAGGAGCTCTATCGGAAGGGCATCCAAATCGCCAAAGATCAAGTCTATGCGGTCTTCCTCTACCAGCCATTCCTGGTGTGGAGCGCCAAGAAGAACATCGACGGTACGCTGCGCTCGGATTCAACGCTGCTGCTGCAAGACCTCAAGCTCAACTGAGCGTCCATATTACTCATCGTCATGGAAAAAGCCCGCCATCCTTGCGGATGGCGGGCAACAGGCTTATGCCGGAAGACGATTGCTTACAGTGAACCAAAGAAGTGTTGCAGCCGGTCCATGGCTTCTGCGACCCGCGCCGTGGACTGGGAGCCGAAGCAGACGCGCAGGTGGCCTTCGCCAGCCGCGCCGTAGAAACTGCCAGCCTCCACGACCACGTCGGCTTTTTCCAGAATGGTTTCCGCCAGCATCTGGGCTGGAATGCCGAGGGCCGCGATATTAGGGAAAGCGTAGATCGTGCCTTCCGGCCAGTCGCAGGTGATGCCGGGCATCTGGTTCAGGCGGCTGACGACGATGTCGCGTTTGATGCGATCTTCCGCGACCAGTTCCTGCAGGATTTCCGAGGGGCCGGTCACAGCCGCGAAGGCGCCTTCCTGGATGAAGGTGTTGACATGGGTCACGTCGTTGGCGGTGATCTTCAGGATGCCTTCGATGAGATTGGCCGGTGCCGTGAGATAGCCGATGCGCCATCCGTCCATGGCAAAACTCTTAGTGAAGGCGAACATCGAGATGGTCCGTTCGCGCATGCCCGGCAACGAGGCGATGGAAATGTGCTTGGCGGTATCGAAGAGGATTTCCTCGTAGACCTCATCCGAGGCGATCAACAGGTCATGCTTGATGGCGAGGTCCGCAAGATCCTGCAGTTCCTCGCGGGTATAGACGCGGCCGGTCGGGTTGCAGGGATTGATGAGGGCGATCATCTTCGTCTTCGGCGTGATCTTTTCCTTGATCAGCGCCGGATTGATGGAGAAGCGGTTGGCCGCATCCAGCTTTGCGAAGACCGGCTTGGCGCCGGCCAGTTCGATCTTTCCCACATGCTGCGGGTAATAGGGTTCGAGCAGGATCACCTCGTCGCCCGGATCGAGAAACGCCATGAAGGCCGCGAACGACGCATGTGTCAGGCCGTTGGTAATGACGATCTCTTCCGGCGAATAGTCAAGGCTGTTATTCGACGCTAGCTTTTCCGCCAGCGCCTTGCGCAGCTTCGGGATGCCCTGGAGATGGGAATAATGGACGTTGCCTTCCATCAGCGCCCGGATCGTCGCGAGCTTTATGGGCTCCGGCGTATCGGCATGCGGGCTACCGAGTTCCATGTGGATGAGGTCGCGCTCGGCGCCGTTCAGGCTGGCGGCCCGCGCATACATGCCGAACGACTTCTTCGAGCTTTCGGTAATTCTCTTGGCGAGATAGGTCATGACTGTCTTTCTTGAGGCGCTCGAGGACGGGTCAGGCCGGGAGGCCATGGAGGTGGTTGACCGCGCCGAAACGCCGCGCCATAGCTGTCGCGAATTCGACGTCTTCCGGGTGGTAGAAGCCTCCGGTGCGGAGCTCTTCGGCCACCCGGCGGATGGCTTCCGTATAGTCCTGCGGTGACGCGAACCGTTCGAGGATGGCGAGGCGCGGATCGCCGGTCAGTTGGCGCTCATCGGCGGTTTCCGGGAAGGGAATGTAGCTGCCGGAGAAATCGTGCAACGCGCCGTAGCCGTAGCCGCGGTTGCGAAGATTCCAGCCGGTATAGGTTCCAAGCGGCACCTGCACCATCGGTGCCAGAAGGCCGGCGCGGTCGTTGCCGTCCGCATCGGTCGCAGGAACCAGAACCGCATATTCTTTCGCCGGATCGATTGTCGGATCGGCGGGAGCGGGGGCACCCGTGTCGAAATCCGGGCCATAGTCGACATGCGCGAGGCGATTGGGTTCTCGAGGCAGAAGCGTGCCGGGTATGGCCGGGAAATTTGCCCGCCAAGTCTCGAAGGAGACGAGCGTGCCATTTTCCCTTTTGGGATAGAGGCTAGGCGGCGGCGCCTTGCCCTCCAGCCATGCCTGCATGAGCGTCAGCGTGCCGCGGAAGAAGGCGACCGTGGAAACGATGTTCTGGTGGTTGGTGCAGATACCGAGCGGCGGCTTGGCCGGCATCGGATCGGACCAGTGCTGTGAGCTTGCCCAATAATAATAGCGCACCGTCTCCGGCAGTTCGAGATCGTTGCCCTGGCTGTCGGTGTGGACTAGCGAGCCGCGGCGATACCAGTATTCCGAGCCTGTCTGCGTGTGGATCACCAGCGGGTCGGTTTCCGGGCGCTTCAAGATCGCATCTTCTCGTCCGGTGATATGGTCGCGGCTCATGGCATAGGAGAAGGGGAAGCGGTCGGCGGGGTTGAGGTTGTCCTCATACTGGCGCGACGCGGCAACTACGAGATTGGCGAAGCGATTGAGCATCGTCTTGCCGGCACCGGAGATGTGCGGAAGCACGCCGTCGAAGACGCGGCGGCCCGCCGCATCCGCGTTGAAGCCGCGATAGACGAAATCGCGGATGCAGCGGCCGGATTGGGAACGGCCCCAGGCGATCGCGAATTTCGGCAATGTGTCGGCTTTGAAAAGCGGGTTGGCATCGCTGCGCTCGGTCTTCAGGAAGCTGATCAGTTCGCGAACGGCGATGAAGCCCATGTCGAAGACGAGCGGCCGCGTCGCCTCATAGGTCAGCTCGTAGATCCAGCCTTGCTGGAAGCCTTCGGGCAGATGGATATGCTCCGCCGAGGGAACGAGCGCCTGTTCACCACCCTGCACGTCGCCCCGGCTCAGGCCACCACCATTGCCGAGGACCTGCGTGAAGGACCAACGCTCCGGACCAATCGTCTGCGGTGCGGAATGGGGATAGCGGCGTCGCTGCAGGACGGCTTTGCTGGTATCAAGGGAGCGCGCTGGATAGCTATAGGTGCCTGTCTTGCCGGACAATGGTAGGCAGGTAATGCCCGGCGTGTCGCAGATGAACTCCACCTTGATGCGCTCTGAGAGCGGGACGTTCTCATCCACGGCTTCCGGCAGCCGCACGGTCATGCGACCGTCGCCGGGCAGAACGTCACCCTGCCATGCGGCGATGACGACCGTGTAGCCCTGCCGCATGAGAAAGCCGTTGCCGGCATCCGCGGGTGTGGACGGGCGGTTGGTCGGGACGCCGTTGTTGAAGAACTGCAGGCAGCGCTTGTTGCCGCGATTGACGAATTCGAAGAAGATCGTGCCGTTCGCCTTGGCCGGGTCGGTCGGGCGCAGGATCCAGACATCCGTCGACGCGCTGACCTGGCCATTGGCATCACGAGTGGCCAGTGCGATGTCGTAGGCATGCGAGACGGAGTGATCGGCAGGATCGATGGAAACCTGTGCCTTCCCGGACAGTATTTCATAGGCGCCGACCTCGCCGAAGGCGCTGCCGTCAGCGAAATCGGTTCTGGCAAGGTTCGGGATCCGGATGCGGGGGGGCGTCTTCATGCTATTGTCCTTCGGCTAGGCGGCACCGCCTTGAGGCATTGACTGAGGTCGCTGATGACCGCATCTGGGCCGCCAAAACGCATGGCCTGGGACAGCCGCTGCGTGATCAGGTCAACGACCGGCAGGTCGCAGTCGAGACTGCGAGCCTTGGCTAACAGCGTGTCGAGATCCTTGAAGGCGGTCGCCAGCGCGAGCTTGCGGCGTGCTGGGCTGTTTGGCCCTTCTATTTCGGCGGATGCCATGGCTTGGAACGTGCGGCTGTCGGCGCCGGTGCCGGCGATCATCGCCTTCAGCTTGTCCGGAGCGATACCCGCGGCCTCTGCCGCCAAGAAGGCCTCGCTCGACAGCATAGCCATGCCATAGCCCATCAGGCCGCCG encodes:
- a CDS encoding alpha/beta hydrolase domain-containing protein — translated: MSLSATPAIHFNETKRISPAYNAREFGNAGVYEWVMGEFHCEIDPNDPRNSGIALLDLAPKNERGFVEYDVEVQTLKPIDESKGNGWLLYDVLNRGTKRAIQRINTGPATNLPFEDQHLGTAYLLERGFTLVWTAWQGDVPTGAGRMLAKLPVASRPDGPVIGLAREEFIKDAKAILREDTIEEISDAVFRYRLAYPAASTFDTSATLTIRQNEADPRQTFADLRWRYVDESTIEIDHAGQPAFDRGSIYEFIYTAKNPVVMGLGLAAIRDAVSFLRYGGCEHGPRPLDARYKRALGFGLSQSGRLLRDFLHQGFNADLSGRPVFDAVMPLIAGSRKTFLNMPFSQPGRFSRQHEDHTFPGDQFPFAYGDQRDPISGRADGILNRAIAAGVCPKIMHLDTESEYLSARSSLVTTDALGNDVPLPDSVRVYLASSVAHGDYVLPPEVASAAGNTLTYGALTRALIDALVAWVEAGTLPPPSLYPTRAKGTLLDRDVVAAIFPQIGSARFPAHINELDLLNHDVMPPKIGPRYSVGISAIDSDGNGIGGIPHPLVVAPVGTHTGWQVRKAGYAEGELFNVFGSFWPFQASSDTQNSASDSRPSLEERYGDKAGWRKVLAAKLEGLVKAGFLLEADKARILKRAEDGYFTTFNFI
- a CDS encoding succinylglutamate desuccinylase/aspartoacylase family protein; amino-acid sequence: MTYACEQIALKLSNAGVERSLAIHRFGEPGARPKVYIQAGLHAAEVPGMVIVHHLLPMLRRADGDGKIRGEIVVVPAANPIGLGDTVLGVHLGRNSLASGANFNRGFLDLAAAVVSQLEGQLTDDADANVATIRKAMKGTIAAKTPKTELDDLRLKLLGLACDADYVFDMHAEEDALFAAVMAPWTVEHREKLVSHLDPQLIFYADYPPLFDTACSRPWADLAKHFGTSASIPQACLSVTLELRGSGHVDDDQARQDAANFVTLLTANGSIEGTVAAGKPLVEPIRFEGVEFIRTPVPGIVVYRRLLGDLIEKGEIIAEVVQPFARDLDAVRLEIRSATSGVFFACRHAVVAQADDVVGKVAGEEALADPKHY
- a CDS encoding pyridoxal phosphate-dependent aminotransferase is translated as MTYLAKRITESSKKSFGMYARAASLNGAERDLIHMELGSPHADTPEPIKLATIRALMEGNVHYSHLQGIPKLRKALAEKLASNNSLDYSPEEIVITNGLTHASFAAFMAFLDPGDEVILLEPYYPQHVGKIELAGAKPVFAKLDAANRFSINPALIKEKITPKTKMIALINPCNPTGRVYTREELQDLADLAIKHDLLIASDEVYEEILFDTAKHISIASLPGMRERTISMFAFTKSFAMDGWRIGYLTAPANLIEGILKITANDVTHVNTFIQEGAFAAVTGPSEILQELVAEDRIKRDIVVSRLNQMPGITCDWPEGTIYAFPNIAALGIPAQMLAETILEKADVVVEAGSFYGAAGEGHLRVCFGSQSTARVAEAMDRLQHFFGSL
- a CDS encoding alpha/beta hydrolase domain-containing protein; this translates as MKTPPRIRIPNLARTDFADGSAFGEVGAYEILSGKAQVSIDPADHSVSHAYDIALATRDANGQVSASTDVWILRPTDPAKANGTIFFEFVNRGNKRCLQFFNNGVPTNRPSTPADAGNGFLMRQGYTVVIAAWQGDVLPGDGRMTVRLPEAVDENVPLSERIKVEFICDTPGITCLPLSGKTGTYSYPARSLDTSKAVLQRRRYPHSAPQTIGPERWSFTQVLGNGGGLSRGDVQGGEQALVPSAEHIHLPEGFQQGWIYELTYEATRPLVFDMGFIAVRELISFLKTERSDANPLFKADTLPKFAIAWGRSQSGRCIRDFVYRGFNADAAGRRVFDGVLPHISGAGKTMLNRFANLVVAASRQYEDNLNPADRFPFSYAMSRDHITGREDAILKRPETDPLVIHTQTGSEYWYRRGSLVHTDSQGNDLELPETVRYYYWASSQHWSDPMPAKPPLGICTNHQNIVSTVAFFRGTLTLMQAWLEGKAPPPSLYPKRENGTLVSFETWRANFPAIPGTLLPREPNRLAHVDYGPDFDTGAPAPADPTIDPAKEYAVLVPATDADGNDRAGLLAPMVQVPLGTYTGWNLRNRGYGYGALHDFSGSYIPFPETADERQLTGDPRLAILERFASPQDYTEAIRRVAEELRTGGFYHPEDVEFATAMARRFGAVNHLHGLPA
- a CDS encoding ABC transporter substrate-binding protein translates to MKRLLACTAFAVSLMVGGAHAATLRFAGPVSPLTFDPHGTNDFTTTALFRQVYDSLVALTPDMKPVPGLAISWTKKDDLTWTFKLREGVKFHDGSTMTADDVVFSIMRAKGSSYYSAYFGQIDKAVAVDGSTVEVSSKQPDPILPEKMVRMFIMSKPWSLANGLEAIPSLGAAGSEAYSLRHENGTGPMKLRQHDPNVKTVFEKFDGYWGGGKGNVTEATYVPITSAPTRISALLSGEVDLVSDVPYQDIERIEATPNLQVRKSPQLLWMQFEMDGSRDVALDTWDKQGNPLKTNPFKDVRVRQAIAQAIDADTIAKRILRGNARVVGIPSIPGFGGYQEDLDKRWPTDVAKAKALLAEAGYPDGFTTQLNCPSERYANSEDICKAAVSMLARIGIDVKLKMYVWPEFAKMLVNGPNTSFHLIGVASSWDVQDAFISLMMTRDTKAGQGSFNWALWHNGEIDKIGQEIRVTFDPAKRQELYRKGIQIAKDQVYAVFLYQPFLVWSAKKNIDGTLRSDSTLLLQDLKLN